One part of the Micrococcus sp. 2A genome encodes these proteins:
- a CDS encoding DNA topoisomerase (ATP-hydrolyzing) yields the protein MARSSRSRPADPDAARPLPLEQENIVDVDVAQEMESSFLEYAYSVIYSRALPDARDGLKPVQRRILFMMSQMGLRPEKGHVKSARVVGEVMGKLHPHGDTAIYDAMVRLAQPFSLRLPVVDGHGNFGSLDDGPAAPRYTEARMAPAALALTADLDEDTVDFVPNYDNQFQQPAVLPAAYPNLLVNGAAGIAVGMATNMAPHNLREVVAGARHLLAHPDADLDALMAHIPGPDLPSGGRIVGLEGVRDAYATGRGSFRMRAAVAVEQVSPRRTGLVVTELPYGVGPEKVIERIKDGVNAKKLAGIADVVDLTDRKNGLKLVIELKSGFNPQAVLAALYKHTPLEESFGINNVALVEGQPQTLGLKPLLQVYVDHRLDVVRRRTAHRLGRRRDRLHLVEGLLLALVDIDEVIQIIRTSDDTASARARLEQVFDLSEAQATHILELRLRQLTRFSRIELEAERDELADAIAELEAILGSAARLRDAVSSELQAVADEFGDERRTQLLAAETLAAPAGSRREPSAAGAAQAGADLMVPDTACWVLLSTAGKVLRTADRTPITAQGRRRKHDAFVSVVPATARGEVGALTSAGRVHRLQVVDLPAAPESSEAPAMAAAADAKTLIPLERGESLVALVPLDAVLALGTARGVVKRVRPEWPLNRDAMEAIALKDADAVVGAAPAADDEDHLVFLTRSGQLLRYPASAVRPQGPAGGGVAGMRVADEDAVIGFGVAPASSVAEGAGEGDAAAARAAVVVTVADGEGDLLGSAPGSVKVTPLAEYPAKGRGTAGVRAHRLLRGESGLALAWVGPAPALAASRAGVARSLPVEFGRRDGSGVPVDQRIEALGAGASPTLVAAAPPEDDAVTVSAE from the coding sequence ATGGCCCGTTCGTCCCGCTCCCGTCCCGCCGACCCGGACGCCGCGCGTCCCCTCCCGCTGGAGCAGGAGAACATCGTCGACGTCGACGTGGCGCAGGAGATGGAGAGCTCGTTCCTCGAGTACGCGTACTCCGTGATCTACTCGCGCGCGCTCCCCGACGCCCGCGACGGCCTCAAGCCGGTGCAGCGGCGCATCCTCTTCATGATGTCCCAGATGGGCCTGCGCCCGGAGAAGGGGCACGTGAAGTCCGCGCGCGTGGTGGGCGAGGTGATGGGCAAGCTCCACCCCCACGGCGACACCGCCATCTACGACGCGATGGTTCGCCTGGCGCAGCCGTTCTCCCTGCGCCTGCCCGTGGTGGACGGGCACGGCAACTTCGGCTCCCTCGACGACGGCCCCGCGGCGCCGCGCTACACGGAGGCCCGCATGGCCCCGGCGGCGCTCGCGCTCACCGCGGACCTCGACGAGGACACCGTGGACTTCGTCCCCAACTACGACAACCAGTTCCAGCAGCCCGCGGTGCTGCCCGCGGCCTACCCGAACCTGCTGGTCAACGGCGCGGCCGGCATCGCCGTGGGCATGGCCACCAACATGGCCCCGCACAACCTGCGCGAGGTGGTGGCCGGAGCCCGGCACCTGCTGGCCCACCCGGACGCGGACCTCGACGCGCTCATGGCGCACATCCCCGGCCCGGACCTGCCCTCGGGCGGACGGATCGTGGGGCTCGAGGGCGTGCGGGACGCCTACGCCACGGGCCGCGGCTCGTTCCGCATGCGGGCCGCCGTCGCCGTGGAGCAGGTCTCCCCGCGCCGCACGGGCCTCGTGGTCACGGAGCTGCCGTACGGGGTGGGCCCGGAGAAGGTCATCGAGCGCATCAAGGACGGCGTCAACGCCAAGAAGCTCGCGGGCATCGCCGACGTCGTGGACCTCACCGACCGCAAGAACGGGCTGAAGCTGGTGATCGAGCTGAAGTCCGGCTTCAACCCCCAGGCCGTGCTCGCCGCCCTCTACAAGCACACGCCGCTGGAGGAGTCCTTCGGCATCAACAACGTGGCCCTCGTGGAGGGGCAGCCGCAGACCCTGGGGCTGAAGCCGCTGCTGCAGGTGTATGTGGACCACCGCCTGGACGTGGTGCGTCGGCGCACGGCGCACCGCCTGGGGCGACGGCGGGACCGCCTCCACCTCGTGGAGGGCCTGCTGCTGGCCCTGGTGGACATCGACGAGGTCATCCAGATCATCCGCACCTCGGACGACACGGCCTCGGCCCGCGCCCGCCTCGAGCAGGTCTTCGACCTCTCGGAGGCGCAGGCCACGCACATCCTCGAGCTGCGGCTGCGCCAGCTGACCCGGTTCTCCCGCATCGAGCTGGAGGCCGAGCGGGACGAGCTGGCCGACGCGATCGCCGAGCTCGAGGCCATCCTGGGCTCCGCGGCCCGGCTGCGGGACGCGGTCTCCTCCGAGCTGCAGGCCGTCGCCGACGAGTTCGGGGACGAGCGGCGCACCCAGCTCCTGGCGGCCGAGACGCTCGCCGCCCCGGCCGGCTCCCGCCGGGAGCCTTCGGCGGCCGGCGCCGCGCAGGCCGGAGCAGACCTCATGGTCCCGGACACCGCCTGCTGGGTGCTCCTGAGCACGGCGGGCAAGGTGCTGCGCACCGCGGACCGCACCCCGATCACGGCGCAGGGCCGCCGCCGCAAGCACGACGCCTTCGTCTCCGTGGTCCCGGCCACGGCCCGCGGCGAGGTGGGCGCGCTGACCTCCGCGGGGCGCGTGCACCGGCTGCAGGTGGTGGACCTCCCGGCCGCGCCCGAGTCCTCGGAGGCGCCGGCCATGGCCGCCGCGGCGGACGCGAAGACGCTCATCCCCCTCGAGCGTGGAGAGTCCCTCGTCGCCCTCGTCCCGCTCGACGCCGTCCTCGCGCTCGGCACCGCCCGCGGCGTGGTGAAGCGAGTGCGCCCTGAGTGGCCCCTGAACCGGGACGCGATGGAGGCGATCGCCCTCAAGGACGCCGACGCCGTGGTGGGCGCGGCGCCGGCCGCCGACGACGAGGACCACCTCGTGTTCCTCACGCGCTCCGGGCAGCTGCTGCGCTACCCGGCCTCGGCCGTGCGGCCCCAGGGGCCGGCGGGGGGCGGCGTGGCCGGCATGCGCGTGGCCGACGAGGACGCGGTGATCGGCTTCGGCGTCGCCCCCGCCTCGTCCGTGGCCGAGGGTGCGGGCGAGGGCGACGCCGCCGCGGCGCGGGCCGCCGTCGTGGTGACCGTGGCCGACGGCGAGGGCGACCTGCTGGGCTCGGCCCCGGGCTCCGTGAAGGTCACGCCGCTGGCCGAGTACCCGGCCAAGGGCCGCGGCACCGCGGGCGTGCGGGCCCATCGCCTGCTGCGCGGGGAGTCCGGGCTCGCGCTCGCCTGGGTCGGCCCCGCCCCCGCCCTGGCGGCCTCCCGGGCCGGCGTGGCCCGCTCGCTGCCCGTGGAGTTCGGGCGCCGGGACGGCTCGGGCGTGCCGGTGGACCAGCGGATCGAGGCGCTCGGCGCCGGGGCCTCCCCCACGCTCGTCGCCGCGGCGCCGCCCGAGGACGACGCCGTGACGGTGTCCGCTGAGTGA
- a CDS encoding 3-oxoacyl-ACP synthase III, which yields MPHVSGNASFEYSRAALLAVTEVEAPLEVTSDDLDEKLKDVLARLKLPASLLQRVAGVRARRFWDETRDFQEAAADAGTAALSAAGVDASRVGLLINTSVTRATLEPSVAVRIHDLMGLPTSATNFDITNACLGFVNGLMIASTLVDAGQIDYAVVVAGEDSGRVQEATVRNLHAQTTNRGNFMEQFASLTLGCGAAAAVVGSIEDHPDAHRILRGVTRAGTDHHGLCVGDHNGMFTDSTALLTDGLELVMDAWNDTPQEWGWRDMDRYITHQVSQLHTNAISEAAGLDPERIPRTFPTLGNVGPASLPITLVREQERLSAGDHVLCLGVGSGLNTAMLEIQW from the coding sequence GTGCCCCACGTGTCCGGCAACGCCAGCTTCGAATACTCCCGCGCCGCCCTCCTGGCGGTGACCGAGGTGGAGGCACCCCTCGAGGTGACCTCGGATGACCTCGACGAGAAGCTGAAGGACGTGCTCGCCCGGCTGAAGCTGCCCGCCTCCCTGCTGCAGCGCGTCGCCGGGGTGCGGGCCCGCCGCTTCTGGGACGAGACGCGCGACTTCCAGGAGGCCGCCGCGGACGCCGGCACCGCCGCGCTCTCGGCCGCGGGCGTCGACGCCTCGCGCGTGGGCCTGCTGATCAACACCTCCGTCACGCGCGCCACCCTCGAGCCCTCCGTGGCCGTGCGCATCCACGACCTCATGGGCCTGCCGACCTCCGCCACGAACTTCGACATCACGAACGCGTGCCTCGGGTTCGTCAACGGCCTGATGATCGCCTCCACCCTCGTGGACGCCGGACAGATCGACTACGCCGTGGTGGTGGCCGGCGAGGACTCCGGCAGGGTGCAGGAGGCCACCGTGCGGAACCTGCACGCGCAGACCACCAATCGCGGCAACTTCATGGAGCAGTTCGCCTCCCTCACCCTAGGCTGCGGAGCAGCCGCCGCCGTCGTGGGGAGCATCGAGGACCACCCGGACGCGCACCGCATCCTGCGCGGGGTCACCCGCGCCGGCACGGACCACCACGGCCTGTGCGTGGGCGACCACAACGGCATGTTCACGGACTCCACGGCGCTGCTGACCGACGGCCTCGAGCTCGTCATGGACGCGTGGAACGACACGCCGCAGGAGTGGGGCTGGCGGGACATGGACCGCTACATCACCCACCAGGTCTCCCAGCTGCACACGAACGCCATCTCCGAGGCCGCCGGCCTCGACCCCGAGCGCATCCCCCGCACGTTCCCCACCCTGGGCAACGTGGGGCCGGCCTCGCTGCCCATCACGCTGGTGCGCGAGCAGGAGCGCCTCTCCGCCGGGGACCATGTCCTGTGCCTGGGCGTCGGCTCGGGCCTGAACACCGCCATGCTCGAGATCCAGTGGTGA
- a CDS encoding alpha/beta fold hydrolase: MPQIPSAPAVLPPADRLPGWDAAWSRLVEIRSAADPEGTVRTLHVADTGPVLASLGVEIAGTVVAVHGNPTWSYLWRSLMEATVRRARQGQPAWRVVAPDQLDMGFSERLAHPRLPRPDDLGAPGGTYRTLGARIDDLDALVQALGLTDLARTGHPLITLGHDWGGVVSLGWAGRHRDVVSGVATLNTAVHQPPEAAIPAPLQAALAGPLLPGSTVTTDAFLAVTTSLANPSLPDDVRAAYHLPYEGANRRGGIGGFVADIPVDEEHASHAALTAVSDGVSALGAAGTPALILWGAEDPVFLDRYLDDLRERLPQARVHRYEEAGHLLVDDRDLTLPILAWAQLLHTGLLEDPASGLPGPDPRAALAGPEPGVALLWDHLRDWGAPDSAYRDYTALVDMAGADTGRSILGGSRRPVAVSWGELQEMVSAIASGLWAAGMRPGDRVAMLVPPGRDLSAALYAVLRVGGVAVVADQGLGISGMTRAMKSARPRWVIGKTPGLTLARAQSWPGTRLSVAPLGAGQRALLGVEGSLYEMVDRHRDAEAGDARDAAGAVLPEPETSADAAILFTSGSTGPAKGVVYTHERLGRLVALVRDTLEVRPGSSLLAAFAPFALLGPALGAASVSPEMDVTKPATLTATALADAAIAGQSTVLFASPAALENIVATAGKLNREQRRALGQVRLALSAGAPVHPNLLRQVGALLPNARVHTPYGMTEGLLLTDVDGETVQDLRRAADEGVCVGTAVPTVTLGIAPLLEDGTADDVVLDAQTGHGVLGEIVVTAPHLKERYDALWYTDHQSKRDGLWFQDGRVWHRTADIGHFDAEGRLWIEGRLQHVLTLPEGPIGPGGPEKVVDALGPVKRSAVVGVGPRGTQAVVVVVEAAVPATRPARRAGHHRDGRPHQGLAPTSVASAVRSALEPLPVAAVLVADQIPTDIRHNSKIDRPRVARWAERVLAGGKVGSL; encoded by the coding sequence ATGCCGCAGATCCCCTCCGCCCCCGCCGTCCTGCCCCCCGCCGACCGGCTCCCCGGATGGGACGCCGCATGGTCCCGCCTGGTGGAGATCCGCTCCGCCGCCGACCCCGAGGGCACCGTCCGCACCCTGCACGTGGCGGACACCGGGCCCGTCCTGGCCTCGCTCGGCGTGGAGATCGCCGGCACCGTCGTGGCCGTGCACGGCAACCCCACGTGGTCCTACCTGTGGCGCTCGCTGATGGAGGCCACGGTGCGCCGCGCACGTCAGGGCCAGCCGGCCTGGAGGGTGGTCGCCCCGGACCAGCTGGACATGGGCTTCTCCGAGCGCCTCGCCCATCCCCGGCTGCCCAGGCCCGACGATCTCGGGGCCCCGGGCGGCACGTACCGCACGCTCGGCGCGCGGATCGACGACCTCGACGCCCTCGTGCAGGCCCTCGGCCTGACGGACCTGGCCCGCACCGGCCACCCGCTGATCACGCTCGGCCACGACTGGGGCGGCGTCGTCTCGCTGGGCTGGGCGGGCCGCCACCGGGACGTGGTCTCGGGCGTGGCCACGCTGAACACCGCCGTGCACCAGCCGCCGGAGGCGGCGATCCCCGCCCCGCTGCAGGCCGCGCTGGCCGGCCCGCTGCTCCCCGGCTCCACGGTGACCACCGACGCCTTCCTGGCCGTCACCACCTCGCTCGCGAACCCGTCCCTGCCGGACGACGTCCGCGCCGCGTACCACCTGCCCTACGAGGGCGCGAACCGCCGCGGCGGCATCGGCGGCTTCGTCGCCGACATCCCCGTGGACGAGGAGCACGCCAGCCACGCCGCCCTGACCGCGGTGTCCGACGGCGTCAGCGCCCTGGGCGCGGCGGGCACGCCCGCCCTCATCCTGTGGGGCGCCGAGGACCCGGTGTTCCTGGACCGCTACCTCGACGACCTGCGCGAGCGCCTCCCGCAGGCCCGCGTCCACCGCTACGAGGAGGCCGGCCACCTGCTCGTCGACGACCGGGACCTCACCCTCCCGATCCTCGCGTGGGCGCAGCTGCTGCACACCGGGCTCCTGGAGGATCCGGCCTCCGGCCTGCCGGGACCGGACCCGCGCGCCGCCCTCGCCGGACCCGAGCCGGGGGTCGCCCTGCTGTGGGACCACCTGCGCGACTGGGGCGCTCCGGACTCCGCGTACCGCGACTACACCGCGCTCGTGGACATGGCCGGCGCCGACACCGGCCGTTCGATCCTCGGCGGCTCGCGCCGCCCCGTGGCCGTGAGCTGGGGCGAGCTGCAGGAGATGGTGTCCGCGATCGCCTCCGGCCTGTGGGCCGCGGGGATGCGGCCGGGCGACCGCGTGGCCATGCTCGTCCCGCCCGGCCGCGACCTCTCCGCCGCGCTCTACGCCGTGCTGCGCGTCGGCGGGGTCGCCGTGGTGGCGGACCAGGGCCTGGGGATCTCCGGCATGACCCGCGCCATGAAGTCCGCGCGGCCGCGCTGGGTGATCGGGAAGACCCCGGGCCTCACGCTCGCCCGTGCACAGTCCTGGCCGGGCACCCGCCTCTCCGTCGCGCCGCTCGGCGCGGGCCAGCGGGCGCTGCTGGGAGTGGAGGGCTCGCTCTACGAGATGGTCGACCGCCATCGGGACGCCGAGGCCGGGGACGCCCGGGACGCCGCCGGCGCCGTGCTCCCGGAGCCGGAGACGTCCGCCGACGCCGCCATCCTCTTCACCTCCGGCTCCACCGGTCCAGCCAAGGGCGTGGTCTACACCCACGAGCGGCTCGGCCGCCTGGTCGCCCTGGTCCGGGACACCCTGGAGGTGCGCCCGGGATCCTCGCTGCTGGCGGCCTTCGCCCCCTTCGCCCTCCTGGGCCCCGCCCTCGGGGCCGCCTCCGTCTCCCCGGAGATGGACGTCACCAAGCCGGCCACCCTGACCGCGACGGCGCTGGCGGACGCGGCGATCGCCGGCCAGTCCACCGTGCTCTTCGCCTCCCCCGCGGCGCTGGAGAACATCGTGGCGACCGCGGGGAAGCTGAACCGGGAGCAGCGGCGGGCGCTCGGGCAGGTGCGGCTCGCGCTCTCCGCGGGCGCGCCCGTGCACCCGAACCTCCTGCGCCAGGTGGGCGCCCTTCTGCCCAACGCCCGCGTGCACACGCCCTACGGCATGACCGAGGGGCTGCTGCTCACCGACGTGGACGGGGAGACCGTGCAGGACCTGCGCCGCGCTGCGGACGAGGGCGTGTGCGTGGGCACCGCCGTCCCCACCGTGACGCTGGGCATCGCGCCCCTGCTCGAGGACGGGACCGCGGACGACGTCGTGCTCGACGCGCAGACCGGGCACGGGGTGCTCGGCGAGATCGTGGTCACCGCGCCGCACCTGAAGGAGCGCTATGACGCGCTCTGGTACACCGACCACCAGTCCAAGCGGGACGGGCTCTGGTTCCAGGACGGCCGCGTGTGGCACCGCACCGCGGACATCGGGCACTTCGACGCCGAGGGCCGCCTGTGGATCGAGGGGCGCCTGCAGCACGTGCTGACGCTCCCCGAGGGGCCGATCGGTCCGGGCGGCCCCGAGAAGGTCGTCGACGCGCTCGGCCCCGTGAAGCGCTCCGCCGTGGTGGGCGTCGGCCCGCGGGGCACGCAGGCCGTCGTCGTGGTGGTGGAGGCCGCCGTGCCCGCCACGCGCCCCGCCCGCCGCGCCGGCCACCACCGGGACGGCCGCCCCCACCAGGGCCTCGCCCCCACGTCCGTGGCCTCGGCCGTGCGCTCCGCGCTCGAGCCGCTCCCCGTGGCGGCGGTCCTCGTCGCGGATCAGATCCCCACGGACATCCGGCACAACTCCAAGATCGACCGGCCCCGGGTGGCGCGCTGGGCCGAGCGGGTGCTGGCGGGCGGCAAGGTGGGGTCGCTGTGA
- a CDS encoding NAD-dependent epimerase/dehydratase family protein, protein MNRFGYDVEIDPQGMPVLMERLESRRVLVTGASGLLGSGVARVLSEAGNAVTTLQRRPSGVPGAVDVCGSVTDPAAVEEAVTGADTVVHVAAKVSVSGPEREFEAVNVEGTRITLEAARRHGVRRFIHVSSPSVAHAGSSIVGEGAGPASPEHARGPYARTKAKGELLALAADRDDFRVLVLRPHLMWGPGDRQLTDRIVQRSRAGRMPVLGTGAPLIDTLYTGNAVEATVAAVSAADHTHGEALVVTNGEPRPVGELVRGIALAGGAAEPARTVPAGLARRAGALIEKAWERNLFGVRSAGLGSDDGEPPLTEFLAEQLSTAHWFDQRRTREVLEWTPSVSIDEGLHRLAQYYREH, encoded by the coding sequence GTGAACCGGTTCGGCTACGACGTCGAGATCGACCCGCAGGGCATGCCCGTGCTCATGGAGCGTCTCGAGTCGCGCCGCGTGCTCGTGACCGGGGCGTCCGGCCTGCTCGGCTCCGGGGTGGCCCGCGTGCTGTCCGAGGCCGGCAACGCGGTGACCACCCTGCAGCGCCGCCCCTCGGGCGTGCCGGGGGCCGTGGACGTGTGCGGCTCGGTGACCGATCCCGCCGCCGTCGAGGAGGCCGTGACCGGTGCGGACACCGTGGTCCACGTGGCCGCCAAGGTGTCCGTCTCCGGCCCCGAGCGCGAGTTCGAGGCCGTGAACGTGGAGGGCACGCGGATCACGCTGGAGGCCGCCCGGCGGCACGGCGTGCGGCGGTTCATCCACGTCTCCTCCCCGTCCGTGGCCCACGCCGGCTCCTCCATCGTGGGCGAGGGCGCCGGGCCCGCCAGCCCCGAGCACGCTCGCGGCCCGTACGCGCGCACCAAGGCCAAGGGCGAGCTGCTGGCCCTGGCCGCGGACCGTGACGACTTCCGCGTCCTCGTGCTGCGCCCGCACCTCATGTGGGGACCCGGGGACCGGCAGCTCACGGACCGGATCGTCCAGCGCTCCCGCGCCGGCCGCATGCCGGTGCTGGGCACCGGGGCACCGCTGATCGACACGCTCTACACCGGCAACGCCGTGGAGGCCACGGTGGCCGCCGTGAGCGCCGCGGACCACACCCACGGCGAGGCGCTCGTGGTCACCAACGGGGAGCCGCGCCCCGTGGGCGAGCTCGTGCGCGGGATCGCCCTGGCCGGTGGCGCGGCGGAGCCGGCGCGCACGGTGCCCGCGGGGCTCGCGCGCCGCGCGGGGGCGCTCATCGAGAAGGCCTGGGAGCGGAACCTGTTCGGCGTGCGCTCGGCGGGCCTCGGCTCCGACGACGGCGAGCCGCCGCTCACCGAGTTCCTCGCCGAGCAGCTCTCCACGGCCCACTGGTTCGACCAGCGCCGCACGCGCGAGGTGCTCGAATGGACGCCGTCCGTCAGCATCGACGAGGGGCTCCACCGGCTCGCGCAGTACTACCGGGAGCACTGA
- a CDS encoding DNA topoisomerase IV subunit B, with protein MPASSEYTARHLSVLEGLEAVRKRPGMYIGSTDSRGLMHCLWEIIDNSVDEALGGFGQSIDVTLHPDGSVEVEDSGRGIPVDVEPRTGLTGVEVVFTKLHAGGKFGGGSYAASGGLHGVGASVVNALSSRLDVQVFRGGKVHQMSFRRGEPGRFADASRPSPEAPFEPAKDASPLDVVGKAKRGRTGTRVRYWADDQIFIKDAKFSAEDLRARARQTAYLIPGLRITVRDLRRAAGEEAPAEEVFQYDGGISEFVEHLTPASPVTDVWRIQGSGTFKERVPVLGEDGRTAMQDVQRTCEVDLALRWDVGYETVFRSFVNIIATPKGGTHQSGFEASLLKVLRAQVEANARRLKAGTDKVEKDDVLAGMTAVLTVRLAEPQFEGQTKEILGTSAVRRIVAQVVEKELTARLASSARAQKQQTAVLLEKVVAEMKSRISARTHKENQRRKNALETSTMPAKLADCRSSDVASSELFIVEGDSALGTAKLARSSDFQALLPIRGKILNVQKASVSDILSNAECAALIQVVGGGAGRSFDIDAARYGKVILMTDADVDGAHIRTLLLTLFFRYMRPMVEAGRVFAAVPPLHRIEAVTRGQKEREVIYTYSEQELREVLARLEKEGRSYREPIQRYKGLGEMDADQLAETTMDPRHRMLRRVNISELEAAERVFDLLMGSSVAPRKEFIVSGADDLDRARIDA; from the coding sequence GTGCCAGCGTCCTCCGAGTACACCGCGCGCCACCTCTCCGTGCTGGAGGGGCTTGAGGCCGTGCGCAAGCGGCCAGGCATGTACATCGGCTCCACGGACTCCCGCGGCCTCATGCACTGCCTGTGGGAGATCATCGACAACTCGGTGGACGAGGCCCTCGGCGGCTTCGGCCAGTCGATCGACGTCACGCTGCATCCGGACGGCTCCGTGGAGGTGGAGGACTCAGGCCGCGGCATCCCCGTGGACGTCGAGCCCAGGACGGGCCTGACCGGCGTCGAGGTGGTGTTCACCAAGCTCCACGCGGGAGGCAAGTTCGGCGGCGGCTCCTACGCCGCCTCGGGCGGCCTGCACGGGGTGGGCGCCTCCGTGGTGAACGCCCTGTCCTCCCGTCTGGACGTGCAGGTGTTCCGCGGCGGGAAGGTCCACCAGATGTCCTTCCGCCGGGGCGAGCCCGGCCGGTTCGCGGACGCTTCGAGGCCCTCCCCGGAGGCCCCGTTCGAGCCGGCGAAGGACGCCTCGCCGCTGGACGTCGTCGGCAAGGCCAAGCGCGGCCGCACCGGCACGCGGGTCCGCTACTGGGCGGACGACCAGATCTTCATCAAGGACGCGAAGTTCTCGGCGGAGGACCTGCGCGCTCGGGCCCGGCAGACCGCCTACCTGATCCCCGGGCTCCGGATCACGGTGCGGGACCTGCGCCGCGCCGCGGGGGAGGAGGCCCCCGCGGAGGAGGTCTTCCAGTACGACGGCGGCATCTCGGAGTTCGTCGAGCACCTGACCCCCGCGTCCCCCGTCACCGACGTGTGGCGCATCCAGGGCTCGGGCACGTTCAAGGAGCGCGTGCCGGTGCTCGGCGAGGACGGCCGGACGGCGATGCAGGACGTCCAGCGCACGTGCGAGGTGGACCTCGCCCTGCGGTGGGACGTCGGCTACGAGACCGTGTTCCGCTCCTTCGTGAACATCATCGCCACGCCCAAGGGCGGCACCCACCAGTCCGGCTTCGAGGCCTCGCTGCTCAAGGTGCTCCGCGCCCAGGTGGAGGCCAACGCGCGCCGCCTGAAGGCCGGCACGGACAAGGTGGAGAAGGACGACGTGCTGGCGGGCATGACCGCCGTGCTCACCGTGCGCCTCGCCGAGCCGCAGTTCGAGGGGCAGACCAAGGAGATCCTCGGCACCTCGGCCGTGCGGCGCATCGTCGCACAGGTGGTGGAGAAGGAGCTCACCGCGCGCCTGGCGTCGTCGGCCCGGGCGCAGAAGCAGCAGACGGCGGTGCTGCTGGAGAAGGTCGTGGCGGAGATGAAGTCCCGCATCTCGGCGCGCACCCACAAGGAGAACCAACGGCGGAAGAACGCGCTGGAGACCTCCACCATGCCGGCCAAGCTCGCGGACTGCCGCAGCTCGGACGTCGCCTCCTCGGAGCTGTTCATCGTGGAGGGCGACTCCGCCCTCGGCACCGCCAAGCTCGCCCGGTCCTCCGACTTCCAGGCGCTGCTGCCCATCCGCGGCAAGATCCTCAACGTGCAGAAGGCCTCGGTCTCGGACATCCTCTCCAACGCCGAGTGCGCAGCCCTGATCCAGGTGGTGGGCGGCGGCGCCGGGCGCAGCTTCGACATCGACGCGGCGCGCTACGGCAAGGTCATCCTCATGACGGACGCGGACGTGGACGGTGCCCACATCCGCACCCTCCTGCTCACCCTCTTCTTCCGGTACATGCGTCCCATGGTGGAGGCGGGCCGCGTGTTCGCCGCCGTCCCGCCCCTGCACCGGATCGAGGCGGTCACCCGCGGGCAGAAGGAGCGCGAGGTCATCTACACCTACTCCGAGCAGGAGCTCCGCGAGGTCCTCGCCCGCCTGGAGAAGGAGGGGCGCTCCTACCGCGAGCCCATCCAGCGCTACAAGGGCCTCGGCGAGATGGACGCGGACCAGTTGGCGGAGACCACCATGGACCCCCGCCACCGCATGCTGCGCCGCGTGAACATCTCCGAGCTGGAGGCCGCCGAGCGCGTGTTCGACCTGCTCATGGGCTCCTCCGTCGCCCCTCGCAAGGAGTTCATCGTCTCCGGCGCGGACGACCTGGACCGCGCCCGCATCGACGCCTGA